Genomic window (Streptomyces sp. SLBN-31):
AGGTGCGCTCGTAGCGGGTGTGGGTGCTGCCGTCGGCGTCCTTGACGACGTCCTTGACGACCAGCTTCTCCTTGGCGCCCAGGCCTATCTTCTGCGCCGTCTCGGCGACGTCCGCCTGCGCCTCCTTGATGAGCGAGACGCGGGTCGCGGCCGAGAGCGCGGTGGGGGCGGCCGCCGGGCGGGCCGCGGTCGCGGCGTCCGCCTTGGTGGGGGCGGCGGCCGCGGTGCCGGTGGTCAGACCGGTGGTGAGCAGGGCTCCGGCGGCGACGGCGGTGGCGATGGCCAGAGTCGAGCGCTTGTGACGCGCGTAGAGGGGGGTCACACAAGCTCCTTGTGGTGGGGGAGTCCTCGCCCGGCGTGGGGCGCCGGGTTGCGGTTGCTGTGAAGTTGTGCGGCGGTTGTGAGGAAGAGTGACATCCAGGCGCGTACATGTCAGTCCCCTCAAGTGATGTTGGCCGAAAAGCGTCGGCAGGGTGAACATTGCAGGCATGTAAACCGAGTTGGCGTCGGTAAAGGGCCAACCTTCGGAACGTAAGGTGACGGCAAAAAGGGGCGCCGCCCCGGGGAGTCGAACCACCGGGGCGGCGCCCTGAATTCGGGGCCTGAGGCCTCAGGGGCCCGCGGCCTACGGGAAGGTGAGCTTCCAGCTGTTGATCGTGCCGACGTCCTGCGCGGCCTGGTCCTGGACCCTCAACTTCCAAGTGCCATTGGCTGATTCGGTGGAGGCGTTCACGGTGTACGTGTCCGTCACGTTGTCCGCCGAGTCGGAGGAGCTGAAGTTCTTCAGCCGGTAGGCGGTGCCCGACGGACCGATCAGATCGATCACCAGGTCGCCGCGCCAGGTGTGAGTGATGTTCGGCGTGACCTGCAAGTTGGACGGTGCGTTTCCGGTCCGTCCGGAGACCGTGATCGAGGAGGTGACGGCGGGACCGTTGTCCGGAATCGACACCGGGGTCGAGCTCTCGTACGACGTCCCGGTACCGCCACCGCCGCCGGAGCGCGAGCCGACCGCCACGCCCGCCCACGCGTCCTGCACCGCCTTGTACTCGGCGGAGGTGGTGCCGTAGAGCTCACCTGCCGCCGCGAGGGTGCCGGTGCGCGCGGAGGCGTAGTTGGTGGTGGACGTGAACTTGGTCGTCAGCGCCCGGTACCAGATCTGCAGTGCCTTGGCGCGGCCGATGCCGGTGACCGGAAGTCCGTCCGCGGTCGGCGAGTTGTAGCTGACGCCGTTGATGACCTTGGCACCGCTGCCCTCGCTCAGCAGGTAGAAGAAGTGGTTGGCGGGGCCGGACGAGTAGTGCACGTCCAGACCGCCGAGGCCCGAGTACCAGCTGTCCTTGGACGCGCCGTCCTTGCTGGGCTTGTCCATGTAGCGCAGCGGGGTGCCGTCGCCGTTGATGTCGATCTTCTCGCCGATGAGGTAGTCGCCGACGTCGGAGGAGTTGTTGGCGTAGAACTCCACTCCCGTGCCGAAGATGTCGGAGGTCGCCTCGTTGAGACCGCCGGACTCGCCGCTGTAGTTGAGCCCCGCCGTGTTCGACGTGACTCCGTGGCTCATCTCGTGGCCGGCGACGTCGAGGGAGGTCAGCGGGTCCGCGTTGCCGGAGCCGTCGCCGTAGGTCATGCAGAAGCAGCTGTCGTCCCAGAAGGCGTTCACGTACGAGTTGCCGTAGTGGACGCGGGAGTAGGCGCCGACGCCGTTGTTCTTGATGCCGGAGCGGCCGAACGTGGACTTGTAGAAGTCCCAGGTGACCGCGGCCCCGTAGTGGGCGTCCGCGCCCGCGGTGGCCGCGTTCGAGGTGGTGCCGTTGCCCCAGGTGTTGCTGGTCTGCGAGAACAGCGTGCCGGTGCCCGAGGTGCCGTGGTTGAGGTTGTACGTCTTGTGGTTGCCGCGGTCGCCGTCGGTCAGGTTGTAGTTCGAACCCGACTGCGTCGTCGTCAGCGAGACGGTGCCGCTGTACTGGGTGTTGCCGGTGCCGGTGGCGTTCTCGATGCCCTGGTACTCGAAGAGCTTCTTGCCGGTGGTGGCGTCGGTGATGACGTGCAGCTGGTTCGGCGTGCCGTCGTCCTGGAAGCCGCCGATGACCGTCTCGTAGGCGAGGACGGGCTTCCCGCTCGCCGCCCAGATCACCTTGCGGGCGCTGTCGGCGGCGGTCTTGGTGCCGCCGAGCGTCTTGGCACGGCTCACGGCCTGCTTCTCGGCGGCCGCCTTCGTGATGTCCGGGGTGACGTCCGAGACCTTGATGGCCGCGTTCGTCGCCTTGATGACGCGCTGCGTGACACCCGACCTGGCGGTGTCGACCACGAGGTCGCCGCCGAGGACCGGCAGGCCCGCGTAGGTGCGCTCGTAGCGGGTGTGCAGGGTGCCGTCGGCGTCCTTGACGACGTCGCGGGCGACGAGCTTCTCCTTCGACCCGAGGCCGATGTCACGGGCCGTCTGGCTGCGGGCCGTGTCGGCGTCGCGCAGCAGCTCGGCACGCTGCGAGGGGGAGAGCTTGACGGCCGCGTGGGCCGGATTGCCCTTGCCGGAGGCCTGGGCCGGGGCGGCGGAGGCGGCGCCCGTCTGGACGGCCGCGGCGAGCAGGGCGGTGACGCCGGCTATGGCGAGGGTGTGGGAGGTGCGTCTGCGAGAGGAACTGCTTCTCAACACTGACTCCTTCTGCGTGGTCGCGGATCGCGCGACCAGGGGAGATCCGGACGGTGGGTCGACCGCCCGGGCAGAACTGGGGTGGAGCTGTGGGGTTGCTGTGTTGAAGCTGTGGGAAGGGTGGCAGGAGATTGACCGCCTGTCAGGAGCGCGTCAGGAACTTGGCCGGAATTGGTTCGTTGACCGGATATCCATGTTCGCTATGCGAACCTGCCGCTGGCCTATGAGCCGATCACGCGGGGTGCGGGCGCTCCCCGTGCCACGTCCCCCACAGCGCCGCGTACGCGCCGTCCGCCGCCACCAGCTGCTCGTGGGTGCCGAGTTCGGTGAGGCGGCCGTTCTCCATCACGGCCACGCGGTCCGCGTCGTGGGCCGTGTGCAGAC
Coding sequences:
- a CDS encoding M4 family metallopeptidase, whose product is MRSSSSRRRTSHTLAIAGVTALLAAAVQTGAASAAPAQASGKGNPAHAAVKLSPSQRAELLRDADTARSQTARDIGLGSKEKLVARDVVKDADGTLHTRYERTYAGLPVLGGDLVVDTARSGVTQRVIKATNAAIKVSDVTPDITKAAAEKQAVSRAKTLGGTKTAADSARKVIWAASGKPVLAYETVIGGFQDDGTPNQLHVITDATTGKKLFEYQGIENATGTGNTQYSGTVSLTTTQSGSNYNLTDGDRGNHKTYNLNHGTSGTGTLFSQTSNTWGNGTTSNAATAGADAHYGAAVTWDFYKSTFGRSGIKNNGVGAYSRVHYGNSYVNAFWDDSCFCMTYGDGSGNADPLTSLDVAGHEMSHGVTSNTAGLNYSGESGGLNEATSDIFGTGVEFYANNSSDVGDYLIGEKIDINGDGTPLRYMDKPSKDGASKDSWYSGLGGLDVHYSSGPANHFFYLLSEGSGAKVINGVSYNSPTADGLPVTGIGRAKALQIWYRALTTKFTSTTNYASARTGTLAAAGELYGTTSAEYKAVQDAWAGVAVGSRSGGGGGTGTSYESSTPVSIPDNGPAVTSSITVSGRTGNAPSNLQVTPNITHTWRGDLVIDLIGPSGTAYRLKNFSSSDSADNVTDTYTVNASTESANGTWKLRVQDQAAQDVGTINSWKLTFP